The Hymenobacter oligotrophus genome has a window encoding:
- a CDS encoding FAD-dependent oxidoreductase produces the protein MDFLIIGAGIAGLATALALHRQGHKVAVYEAAPALREIGAGVVLGANAMRALGHLGLHDAVHAAGFAVTRISLLDQAGGVLNDIDTRPFTERVGYDNLAIHRADLQRVLLAQLPPGVLHLGKALARFEQLGNQVTAYFADGSAATADALLAADGIRSRARLQLLPHSQPRYAGYTCWRGVTDGSALQLPAGRSTESWGAAGRFGVVPLANGQVYWFACINSAVPQNPACKALRLADLQKHFTHFHAPIPELLALTTDEQVIWGDIIDLKPLRQFAFGRVLLLGDAAHATTPNMGQGAGQAVEDAAMLARCLSEQPALQAAFRLFEQRRLPRTTRIVRQSWQLGQVAQFSRPWLVQLRNAVMRRVPSSLNRQQMQFLYEGE, from the coding sequence ATGGATTTTCTGATTATCGGTGCTGGCATTGCGGGCCTTGCCACGGCTTTGGCCTTGCACCGGCAGGGCCACAAGGTGGCGGTGTACGAGGCAGCACCCGCCCTGCGCGAAATTGGCGCGGGCGTGGTGCTGGGTGCCAACGCCATGCGGGCACTTGGCCACCTAGGGCTGCACGATGCCGTGCACGCCGCTGGCTTTGCCGTTACGCGCATCAGCCTACTCGATCAAGCGGGGGGAGTACTCAACGACATCGACACGCGCCCGTTTACCGAGCGCGTCGGTTACGATAACCTCGCCATTCATCGCGCCGATTTGCAGCGCGTGCTGCTTGCGCAGCTGCCTCCGGGCGTGCTGCACCTAGGCAAAGCCCTAGCGCGTTTCGAACAACTCGGCAATCAGGTAACGGCCTACTTCGCCGACGGCAGCGCGGCCACCGCCGATGCCTTGCTGGCCGCCGACGGCATTCGCTCGCGGGCGCGCCTGCAGCTGCTGCCGCACAGCCAACCGCGCTACGCCGGCTACACCTGTTGGCGCGGCGTTACCGATGGCTCGGCCCTGCAGCTGCCCGCCGGGCGCAGCACCGAGTCGTGGGGGGCGGCGGGGCGCTTTGGCGTGGTGCCGCTCGCCAACGGGCAGGTGTACTGGTTTGCCTGTATCAACAGCGCCGTACCGCAAAACCCCGCCTGCAAAGCCCTGCGGCTGGCCGATCTGCAAAAGCATTTCACTCACTTCCACGCGCCCATTCCGGAGCTGCTGGCGCTTACCACCGACGAGCAGGTTATCTGGGGCGACATCATCGATCTGAAACCGTTGCGGCAGTTTGCCTTCGGCCGTGTGCTGCTGCTCGGCGATGCCGCCCACGCCACCACGCCCAACATGGGCCAGGGCGCCGGGCAAGCCGTTGAGGATGCCGCCATGCTGGCCCGCTGCCTTAGCGAGCAACCCGCTTTGCAAGCTGCGTTTCGGTTGTTCGAGCAACGCCGGCTACCCCGCACCACGCGCATTGTGCGGCAATCGTGGCAGCTTGGGCAGGTGGCGCAGTTCTCGCGGCCGTGGCTGGTGCAGCTTCGCAACGCCGTGATGCGCCGCGTGCCCAGCTCCCTGAATAGGCAGCAAATGCAATTTTTATACGAAGGCGAGTAG
- a CDS encoding endonuclease/exonuclease/phosphatase family protein: MLTFLITLFTRVLDGLVAVVGTGAVVATLLPLLRREAWWIRVFDFPRLQVVGALAVALVGALLLNFWQFDWLGPLFVLTLAGAIVYQVIRILPYTHLLPKKVLDSSLPTTDNDNHLSLLVTNVLMTNRDASRCLGVIRHCNPDVILAVETDQWWLEQLRSLEETHPYTAYAPLPNTYGMLVFSRLPLLNPEIKFLLDDDIPSFHAFVEMPNGLRVRLYCLHPKPPAPQESKTSTKRDAELLLVGHEIEDHDGPTVVAGDMNDVAWSHTSELFRRISRLLDPRMGRGLLPTFHADYRLLRWPLDHVFHSAHFKVASIERLPHVGSDHFPIYIRLSYEPHAKMQHMANMERPDEGDFQEAAEKIQKGFEEETEEESAEVKGQPQPVPLELQQPARPSAP, encoded by the coding sequence GTGCTAACCTTTCTGATAACCCTCTTCACGCGCGTGCTCGACGGCCTGGTTGCCGTGGTGGGCACTGGCGCCGTGGTGGCTACGCTGCTGCCCTTGCTGCGCCGCGAAGCCTGGTGGATCAGGGTGTTCGATTTTCCGCGCCTGCAAGTGGTGGGGGCGCTGGCCGTGGCGCTGGTCGGCGCCCTGCTGCTGAACTTCTGGCAGTTCGATTGGCTGGGGCCGCTGTTCGTGCTCACGCTGGCCGGCGCTATTGTGTACCAGGTGATACGCATCTTGCCCTACACCCACTTGTTGCCCAAAAAGGTACTCGACAGCTCGCTCCCGACCACCGACAACGACAACCACCTAAGTCTGCTGGTAACCAACGTGCTGATGACCAACCGCGACGCCTCGCGGTGCCTGGGCGTCATTCGGCACTGCAACCCCGATGTGATTCTGGCCGTCGAAACCGACCAGTGGTGGCTGGAGCAGCTGCGCAGCCTCGAGGAAACGCACCCCTACACGGCCTACGCTCCGCTTCCCAACACCTACGGCATGCTGGTGTTTTCGCGGCTGCCGCTGCTCAACCCCGAAATCAAGTTTCTGCTCGACGACGACATCCCGTCGTTTCACGCCTTCGTGGAAATGCCCAACGGACTGCGCGTGCGCTTGTACTGCCTGCATCCCAAGCCGCCCGCGCCGCAGGAGTCGAAAACCAGCACCAAGCGCGATGCCGAGCTGCTGCTGGTGGGCCACGAAATCGAAGACCACGACGGCCCTACCGTGGTGGCCGGCGACATGAACGACGTGGCCTGGTCACACACCTCCGAGCTGTTCCGCCGCATCAGCCGCCTGCTCGATCCGCGCATGGGTCGCGGCCTGCTGCCCACCTTCCATGCCGATTACCGCCTGCTGCGTTGGCCCCTCGACCACGTGTTTCACTCGGCGCATTTTAAGGTAGCCAGCATCGAGCGGCTGCCCCACGTCGGCTCCGACCACTTCCCGATTTACATCCGGCTGAGCTACGAGCCGCACGCCAAAATGCAGCACATGGCCAACATGGAACGCCCCGACGAGGGCGACTTCCAGGAGGCCGCCGAGAAAATTCAGAAAGGTTTCGAGGAAGAGACCGAAGAGGAGTCGGCCGAGGTCAAAGGCCAACCCCAGCCCGTCCCTCTCGAGCTGCAGCAGCCTGCCCGCCCCAGCGCACCGTAG
- the purE gene encoding 5-(carboxyamino)imidazole ribonucleotide mutase has translation MTTLPPDHNAPDASTPVVGIIMGSQSDLRVMNVAAEVLRQFQVPFEITLVSPHRTPHRLVEYAESARKRGLRVVIAGGGGAAHLPGMVAAFTTLPVIGVPINAATSIAGLDSVLSMLQMPAGVPVATVALDNAANAAILAVQMLAIGNARLADALEKYRAALRDKVMRTVDELRKGGLDDF, from the coding sequence ATGACAACGCTTCCTCCCGACCACAACGCCCCCGATGCCTCCACGCCGGTGGTGGGCATCATTATGGGCAGCCAATCCGACCTGCGCGTGATGAACGTGGCGGCCGAGGTGCTGCGCCAGTTTCAGGTGCCCTTCGAGATTACGCTGGTGTCGCCGCACCGCACGCCGCACCGCTTGGTGGAGTACGCCGAGTCGGCGCGCAAGCGGGGGCTGCGCGTGGTAATTGCCGGCGGGGGCGGCGCGGCCCACTTGCCCGGCATGGTGGCGGCCTTCACCACGCTGCCGGTAATTGGCGTGCCCATCAACGCGGCCACCAGCATTGCCGGGCTCGATTCGGTGCTGTCGATGCTGCAAATGCCCGCGGGCGTGCCCGTGGCTACCGTGGCCCTCGACAACGCCGCCAACGCCGCCATTCTTGCCGTGCAAATGCTGGCCATCGGCAATGCCCGCCTGGCCGATGCGCTGGAAAAATACCGCGCCGCCCTGCGCGACAAGGTGATGCGCACCGTGGACGAGCTGCGCAAAGGCGGCCTCGACGATTTTTAG
- a CDS encoding MarC family protein — MEILLATFTTLFSVVNPFGAMPVFLTLTQADTAHQRAATALRACTYMVGVLAVSFFAGQYVLNFFGINIHHLRIAGGILLMRSAFDLLTPGANRDRVGPAVLEESLHKDDISFTPLAMPMLSGPGSIAVCISLFTERLSYFDISLIVLGFVLVALASYLILLSSLRLTRFLGRPGLAALARVMGFITLAIGVNFLASAIKALFQE; from the coding sequence ATGGAGATACTGCTCGCCACCTTCACTACGCTGTTTTCGGTTGTCAACCCGTTCGGGGCCATGCCCGTGTTTCTGACCCTTACGCAAGCCGACACCGCACACCAACGCGCCGCCACCGCCCTGCGCGCCTGCACCTACATGGTGGGCGTGCTGGCCGTGTCGTTTTTTGCGGGGCAGTACGTGCTCAATTTTTTCGGCATCAACATCCATCACCTGCGCATTGCGGGCGGTATTTTGCTTATGCGCTCGGCCTTCGACCTGCTCACGCCCGGCGCCAACCGCGACCGGGTAGGCCCCGCCGTGCTCGAAGAAAGCCTGCACAAAGACGATATCAGCTTTACCCCGCTGGCCATGCCCATGCTCTCGGGCCCGGGCTCCATCGCGGTGTGCATCAGCCTGTTTACCGAGCGGCTCAGCTACTTCGATATCAGCCTGATCGTGCTGGGCTTTGTACTGGTAGCGCTGGCCAGCTACCTTATTCTGCTGTCGTCGTTGCGGCTTACGCGCTTCCTAGGTCGGCCGGGCTTGGCGGCGCTGGCACGGGTAATGGGGTTTATCACGCTGGCTATTGGCGTCAATTTTCTGGCCTCGGCCATTAAAGCGCTGTTTCAGGAGTAA
- the hemE gene encoding uroporphyrinogen decarboxylase, with protein MMLKNDLILRAARGEQTERTPVWLMRQAGRILPEYRALRAKLSGFKELVETPDLAAEVTIQPIDALDVDAAIIFSDILVVPEAMGLTYEMVEARGPLFPETVKSAADVARLRVADPEEHLGYVLEALRVTKKALGGRVPLIGFAGAPWTILAYMVEGHGSKTFSKARRMLFQDPELSHQLLRKITDTTIAYLRAQVEAGANMLQVFDSWAGILNPQHYHEFSARYIGEICAAMPADVPVTVFAKGAFFAHHDFAQMPCRTIGLDWNEDPRAVRQLVGDKTLQGNLDPCALYGTPEQVRAATIEMLERFGPQRHIANLGHGVYPDTNPERVKVFVETVKEHSTRMRQDLA; from the coding sequence CTGATGCTGAAGAACGACCTGATCCTGCGTGCCGCCCGCGGCGAACAAACCGAACGTACTCCTGTATGGCTGATGCGCCAGGCCGGCCGCATTTTGCCCGAGTACCGCGCGTTGCGCGCCAAGCTGAGCGGTTTTAAGGAACTGGTTGAAACACCCGACCTCGCGGCCGAGGTAACCATTCAGCCCATTGATGCGCTCGATGTTGACGCGGCTATCATCTTCTCCGACATTTTGGTGGTGCCCGAGGCCATGGGCCTCACCTACGAAATGGTGGAGGCCCGCGGCCCGCTTTTCCCGGAAACGGTGAAGTCGGCGGCCGATGTGGCGCGCCTGCGCGTAGCCGACCCCGAGGAGCACCTCGGCTACGTGCTCGAGGCCCTGCGCGTCACCAAAAAAGCCCTAGGTGGCCGCGTGCCGCTGATTGGTTTTGCCGGCGCCCCCTGGACGATTCTGGCCTACATGGTGGAGGGCCACGGCTCCAAAACCTTCAGCAAAGCGCGCCGCATGCTGTTTCAGGACCCCGAGCTTTCGCACCAGCTGCTCCGTAAGATTACCGACACCACCATTGCCTACCTGCGCGCCCAAGTAGAGGCCGGTGCCAATATGTTGCAGGTGTTCGACTCGTGGGCGGGCATCCTGAACCCACAGCACTACCACGAGTTTTCGGCCCGTTACATCGGCGAAATTTGCGCCGCGATGCCCGCCGACGTACCCGTAACGGTGTTTGCCAAAGGAGCTTTCTTCGCCCACCACGACTTCGCCCAGATGCCCTGCCGCACCATTGGCCTCGACTGGAACGAAGACCCCAGGGCTGTGCGCCAACTAGTAGGCGACAAAACCCTGCAAGGCAACCTCGACCCCTGCGCCCTCTACGGCACGCCCGAGCAAGTGCGCGCGGCCACTATCGAAATGCTGGAGCGCTTCGGCCCGCAACGCCACATTGCCAACCTAGGCCACGGCGTGTACCCCGACACCAACCCCGAGCGCGTGAAGGTATTCGTGGAAACGGTGAAAGAGCACAGCACCCGCATGCGCCAGGATTTGGCCTAG
- a CDS encoding bifunctional heptose 7-phosphate kinase/heptose 1-phosphate adenyltransferase has translation MPAAALSSSATLTDLFAAFNNLTVLIVGDVMVDAYVWGKAGRLSPEAPVPIVNVTRTEQRLGGAANVALNVQALGATPLLCAVIGDDAGGDQLLHLLHERHLPADGLVRSAERPTTVKQRILAHGQHLLRIDSEVETDLAATEDAALTEAYEQLLDRADVVIFEDYDKGVLNAERIAHFIALARRKGVPTVVDPKKRNFLAYRGCTLFKPNLKELREGLKLEFADGDNAGLENAVTVLRQYLAPEMVLVTLSERGVFCDAAAGPVYLPAHVRAISDVSGAGDTVISIAALCVALGTSPEAMAALANLGGGLVCEQVGVVPIEKARLLQEAEAAEVL, from the coding sequence ATGCCTGCAGCCGCTTTGTCGTCGTCCGCCACGCTAACCGATCTTTTTGCCGCTTTCAACAACCTGACCGTGCTCATCGTGGGCGACGTGATGGTGGACGCCTACGTGTGGGGCAAAGCGGGGCGTTTGTCGCCGGAGGCGCCGGTGCCCATCGTGAACGTAACGCGCACCGAGCAGCGCCTAGGTGGCGCGGCCAACGTGGCCCTGAATGTGCAAGCCCTAGGTGCCACGCCGCTGCTGTGCGCCGTAATTGGCGACGACGCCGGCGGCGACCAGTTGCTGCACCTGCTGCACGAGCGGCACCTGCCCGCCGACGGGCTGGTGCGCAGCGCCGAGCGCCCCACCACGGTAAAGCAGCGCATTTTGGCCCACGGCCAGCACCTGCTCCGCATCGATTCGGAAGTGGAAACCGACCTGGCCGCAACCGAAGATGCTGCCCTGACCGAAGCCTACGAGCAGCTACTCGACCGCGCCGATGTGGTCATTTTCGAAGATTACGACAAAGGGGTGCTGAATGCCGAGCGCATTGCCCACTTCATTGCCCTGGCACGCCGAAAAGGTGTGCCCACGGTAGTCGACCCCAAGAAGCGCAACTTCCTGGCTTACCGCGGTTGCACACTTTTCAAACCCAATCTGAAGGAGCTGCGCGAAGGCCTGAAACTGGAATTTGCCGATGGCGACAATGCCGGCCTCGAAAATGCCGTAACCGTGCTGCGCCAGTACCTAGCGCCCGAAATGGTGCTGGTAACTTTATCAGAGCGCGGCGTTTTCTGCGATGCTGCCGCCGGCCCGGTGTACCTGCCGGCCCACGTGCGCGCCATTTCCGATGTATCGGGAGCCGGCGATACGGTAATCAGCATTGCTGCGCTGTGCGTAGCCCTGGGCACCAGCCCCGAGGCCATGGCGGCCCTGGCCAACCTAGGCGGCGGATTGGTGTGCGAGCAAGTAGGCGTAGTACCGATTGAAAAAGCCCGCCTGCTGCAGGAAGCCGAAGCGGCCGAGGTGCTGTAG
- a CDS encoding MBL fold metallo-hydrolase encodes MKHYLALAAALALGAYRAQAQPAAPARPAPDQIPTKKGPLAVQPITHGSVVLTWNGKTIYVDPYGGADAYAGLAAPNVILITDIHGDHLAPQTLGALAAGKALMVVPQAVADKLPAEYKPQVRILRNGQRLDTLGLTISAIPMYNLPEAPDAMHTKGRGNGYVLGLGGKNVYLSGDTEDIPEMRALKNIDVAFVCMNLPYTMDVQQAAQGVLAFRPSIVYPYHYRGQNGLSDVAAFKQTVNQANKKIDVRLRNWYPAAK; translated from the coding sequence ATGAAGCACTACCTCGCTCTTGCCGCGGCCCTGGCCCTCGGCGCTTACCGGGCGCAGGCCCAGCCGGCGGCCCCGGCGCGCCCCGCCCCCGACCAAATTCCGACCAAAAAAGGCCCGCTGGCGGTGCAGCCCATTACGCACGGCAGCGTGGTGCTCACCTGGAACGGCAAAACCATTTACGTGGACCCCTACGGTGGCGCCGACGCCTACGCCGGCCTGGCCGCGCCCAACGTTATTCTGATTACGGACATTCACGGCGACCACCTCGCCCCCCAAACCCTAGGTGCTTTGGCGGCCGGCAAGGCGCTGATGGTGGTGCCGCAAGCGGTGGCCGATAAGCTGCCGGCCGAGTACAAGCCGCAGGTGCGCATTTTGCGCAACGGGCAGCGCCTAGACACGCTGGGCCTCACGATTTCGGCCATTCCGATGTACAACCTGCCCGAAGCCCCCGACGCCATGCACACCAAAGGCCGCGGCAACGGCTACGTGCTGGGCCTGGGCGGCAAAAACGTGTACCTCTCCGGCGATACGGAGGATATCCCCGAGATGCGCGCCCTCAAAAACATCGACGTGGCTTTTGTGTGCATGAACCTGCCCTACACCATGGATGTGCAGCAGGCCGCGCAAGGCGTGCTGGCTTTCCGGCCCAGCATCGTGTACCCGTACCACTACCGGGGCCAAAACGGCCTGAGCGACGTGGCCGCCTTTAAACAAACCGTAAACCAGGCCAACAAGAAAATCGACGTGCGGCTGCGCAACTGGTATCCGGCGGCCAAGTAA
- a CDS encoding pyridoxal phosphate-dependent aminotransferase — MSNAADTLATSFLSDRINALEESQTIGMAKKARELAAKGVDVISLSFGEPDFQTPQYVKDAAKKAIDDGYTFYTPVPGYPELRAAIAEKFKRDNNLDYKPENIVVSTGAKQSIANAVMSLVNPGDEVLIFSPYWVSYEEIVKLAEGTPIKLVGTLENDYKVTAEQLEEAITPRTKLVMYSSPCNPTGSVFSREELAAIAEVVARNPHVHVIADEIYEYINFVGEHVSLAQFAEVKDQVITINGFSKGYAMTGWRIGYLAARKEIAAACEKMQSQITSGTCSIAQRAALAALQGGRTSADEMVEAYRRRRDLVLEMVREIPGLKTPTPSGAFYVFPEVSSYFGKATPEGQVIENACDLAIYLLNDGHVATVDGGAFGAPQCLRMSTAAADEKLREAFRRIKVSLAKLA, encoded by the coding sequence ATGTCGAACGCTGCCGACACGCTAGCCACCTCGTTCTTATCCGACCGCATCAACGCGCTGGAAGAGTCGCAAACCATTGGCATGGCCAAAAAGGCCCGCGAGCTGGCGGCCAAAGGCGTCGACGTGATTAGCCTGAGCTTCGGCGAACCCGATTTTCAGACCCCGCAGTACGTTAAGGACGCGGCCAAGAAAGCCATCGACGACGGCTACACGTTTTATACACCCGTGCCCGGCTACCCCGAGCTGCGCGCCGCCATTGCCGAGAAATTCAAGCGTGACAACAACCTCGATTACAAGCCCGAAAACATTGTAGTAAGCACCGGCGCCAAGCAAAGCATTGCCAACGCCGTGATGAGCTTGGTAAACCCCGGCGACGAAGTGCTCATTTTTTCGCCCTACTGGGTTAGCTACGAGGAGATTGTGAAACTGGCCGAGGGCACGCCCATTAAGCTGGTGGGCACCCTCGAAAACGACTACAAGGTAACCGCCGAGCAGCTCGAAGAAGCCATTACGCCCCGCACCAAGCTGGTGATGTACTCGTCGCCGTGCAACCCCACGGGCTCGGTGTTCTCGCGCGAGGAGCTGGCCGCCATTGCCGAGGTAGTGGCCCGCAACCCCCACGTGCACGTCATTGCCGACGAGATTTACGAGTACATCAACTTTGTGGGTGAGCACGTAAGCCTGGCGCAGTTTGCCGAGGTGAAGGACCAGGTAATCACCATCAACGGTTTCTCCAAGGGCTACGCCATGACGGGCTGGCGCATTGGCTACCTGGCGGCCCGCAAGGAAATTGCCGCCGCTTGCGAAAAGATGCAAAGCCAGATTACCTCGGGCACCTGCTCCATTGCGCAGCGCGCAGCACTGGCAGCCCTGCAAGGCGGCCGCACCTCGGCCGACGAAATGGTGGAAGCCTACCGCCGCCGCCGCGACCTGGTGCTGGAAATGGTGCGCGAGATTCCGGGCCTGAAAACGCCTACGCCAAGCGGCGCTTTCTACGTATTCCCCGAAGTGTCGTCGTATTTCGGCAAAGCCACGCCCGAGGGCCAGGTTATCGAAAACGCCTGCGACCTGGCTATTTACCTGCTCAACGACGGCCACGTAGCCACCGTAGACGGCGGCGCATTTGGCGCCCCGCAGTGCTTGCGCATGAGCACCGCCGCTGCCGATGAAAAGCTGCGCGAGGCCTTTCGCCGCATCAAAGTAAGCTTGGCCAAGCTGGCCTAA
- a CDS encoding glycosyltransferase family 2 protein, with translation MPAYPKLSVVIVNYNVCYFLEQTLLSVRRAVEKLGEPVEVFVVDNNSVDRSVAMVRQRFPEVILIENQDNPGFSKANNQALRQAKGEYLLLLNPDTVVEEDTFRACCAFMDAHPKAGGLGVKMLDGQGKFLPESKRSLPTPWIAFYKVFGLAALFPKSRTFGRYHLGFLDQDQTHEIEVLSGAFMLMRKAALDQVGLLDEDYFMYGEDIDLSYRLTQGGWKNYYFPGTRIIHYKGESTKRTSVNYVFVFYRAMVIFAQKHFAPKQAGAFSLLINFAIWLRAGVALGRRFWDKGWPVLLDALIILGGMYFLKDYWEQNHKFVPTPYPPQYMLVAVPAYIVVWLSSAYLSGSYDEPAKTSRIAHGILIGTVLISAISNFLDAWRFSKALIILGGVWAVGAMVARRVVQHFIRYRDLRLSEQPPKNIAIVGSEAESQRVRRLLGAAAVQARILGFISPADEGSSADTPADQLGSLRQLDEVLRIYDVTELVFCGKDLTASQIMGNMVQLQDTHPEVAFKILPEDSDYIIGSSSKDAPGDYYALEIELNLYKPQQRRAKRLLDIGISLAVLVGTPLVLLRQRAALGGFLRNVLRVLLGRRTWVGLRYMAPRTGTPRAVFSPADEAVHANFAMNDATRRRLELIYARDYSPADDLRLVLRNFQVLGQE, from the coding sequence GTGCCGGCTTACCCCAAGCTCTCTGTCGTAATCGTTAATTACAACGTCTGCTACTTCCTGGAGCAGACGCTGTTGTCGGTGCGCCGTGCTGTTGAAAAGCTGGGCGAGCCGGTGGAGGTGTTTGTGGTCGATAACAACTCCGTCGACCGCTCGGTGGCCATGGTGCGGCAGCGCTTTCCGGAGGTTATCCTCATTGAAAACCAGGATAACCCCGGCTTCAGCAAGGCCAACAACCAAGCCCTGCGCCAAGCCAAGGGCGAGTACCTGCTGCTGCTGAACCCCGACACCGTGGTGGAGGAAGATACCTTCCGGGCGTGTTGCGCGTTTATGGATGCGCACCCCAAAGCCGGCGGCCTGGGGGTGAAGATGCTCGACGGGCAGGGCAAGTTTCTGCCCGAAAGCAAGCGCAGCCTGCCCACGCCCTGGATTGCCTTTTACAAAGTGTTCGGCTTGGCAGCGCTGTTTCCGAAGTCGCGCACGTTTGGCCGTTACCACCTAGGTTTCCTCGACCAAGACCAGACGCATGAGATAGAAGTGCTGAGCGGTGCGTTTATGCTAATGCGCAAAGCCGCCCTCGACCAAGTAGGCCTGCTCGACGAAGATTACTTTATGTACGGCGAGGACATTGACCTCTCGTACCGGCTTACGCAGGGCGGCTGGAAGAATTACTACTTCCCCGGCACCCGCATCATCCATTACAAGGGCGAAAGCACCAAGCGCACCTCGGTAAACTACGTGTTCGTGTTTTACCGGGCCATGGTCATTTTCGCCCAGAAGCACTTTGCGCCCAAGCAGGCCGGCGCGTTTTCGCTGCTCATCAACTTTGCCATTTGGCTGCGCGCTGGGGTGGCCCTAGGTCGGCGCTTCTGGGACAAGGGCTGGCCCGTGCTGCTCGATGCGCTCATTATCCTGGGGGGCATGTACTTCCTGAAGGATTACTGGGAGCAGAACCACAAGTTTGTGCCCACGCCCTACCCGCCGCAGTACATGCTGGTGGCCGTGCCGGCCTACATTGTGGTGTGGCTCAGCTCGGCCTACCTCAGCGGCTCCTACGACGAGCCAGCCAAAACCTCGCGCATTGCGCACGGCATCCTTATCGGCACGGTGCTGATTTCGGCCATTTCGAACTTCCTGGATGCCTGGCGTTTCTCCAAAGCGCTGATCATCCTAGGTGGCGTGTGGGCTGTGGGGGCCATGGTAGCGCGGCGGGTAGTGCAGCATTTCATTCGCTACCGCGATTTGCGCCTCTCCGAGCAGCCGCCCAAGAACATTGCCATTGTGGGCTCCGAGGCCGAAAGCCAACGCGTGCGTCGGCTGTTGGGCGCCGCGGCCGTGCAGGCCCGTATTCTGGGTTTCATCAGCCCCGCCGACGAAGGCTCGTCGGCCGACACGCCGGCCGACCAACTGGGCTCGTTGCGCCAACTTGACGAGGTGTTGCGCATTTACGACGTGACGGAGCTGGTATTCTGCGGCAAAGACCTGACAGCCAGTCAGATTATGGGCAACATGGTGCAGCTGCAGGACACGCACCCCGAGGTGGCTTTCAAGATATTGCCCGAAGACAGCGACTACATCATCGGAAGCTCGTCGAAGGATGCGCCCGGCGACTACTACGCCCTCGAGATTGAGCTGAACCTTTACAAGCCCCAGCAACGGCGGGCCAAACGCCTGCTCGATATCGGCATCAGCCTGGCCGTGCTGGTGGGTACGCCGCTGGTGCTGCTGCGGCAGCGCGCCGCCCTAGGTGGTTTTTTGCGCAACGTGCTGCGGGTGCTGCTGGGCCGGCGCACGTGGGTGGGCTTGCGCTACATGGCGCCCCGCACGGGCACGCCGCGCGCCGTGTTTTCGCCGGCCGATGAGGCCGTGCACGCCAACTTCGCCATGAACGATGCCACGCGCCGCCGCCTGGAGCTCATCTACGCCCGCGACTATTCGCCGGCCGACGACTTGCGGTTGGTGCTGCGCAATTTTCAGGTGCTGGGGCAGGAGTAG
- the recR gene encoding recombination mediator RecR: MEFPSKLIENAVAELSKLPGIGRKTALRLALHLLKAETETTSSLAEALAKMRFDIRYCNSCFNISDTEQCSICANPLRDHSTVCVVSDIRDVIAIENTGQYQGVYHVLGGVISPIEGIGPSDLHIEPLMDRMQGEEGEVKEVILAISPTMEGDTTAFYLTRRLREFPEVHISSIARGIPVGGELEYADEITLGRSIVERQRQAR; the protein is encoded by the coding sequence ATGGAATTTCCCTCTAAACTGATCGAAAACGCGGTAGCGGAACTCTCGAAGCTGCCCGGCATTGGCCGCAAAACGGCTTTGCGCCTGGCGCTGCACTTGCTGAAAGCCGAAACGGAAACGACCAGCTCGTTGGCCGAGGCATTGGCTAAAATGCGCTTCGATATTCGGTACTGCAATTCCTGCTTCAATATCTCCGACACGGAGCAGTGCTCGATTTGCGCCAACCCGCTGCGCGATCATAGCACCGTGTGCGTCGTGTCGGACATCCGCGACGTAATTGCCATCGAAAACACCGGCCAATACCAGGGCGTGTACCACGTGTTGGGCGGCGTCATCTCGCCCATCGAGGGCATCGGCCCCAGCGACCTGCACATCGAACCGCTGATGGACCGTATGCAAGGGGAGGAAGGCGAGGTAAAGGAAGTTATTCTGGCCATCAGCCCCACGATGGAAGGCGACACCACGGCCTTTTACCTTACGCGCCGCCTGCGCGAGTTCCCCGAGGTGCACATCAGCTCCATTGCCCGCGGTATTCCGGTGGGCGGCGAGCTGGAGTACGCCGACGAGATTACCCTAGGTCGCTCCATTGTGGAGCGCCAACGGCAGGCCCGGTAA
- a CDS encoding ATP-dependent Clp protease adaptor ClpS gives MNTKPLIAPDEEVLVLEESTDLRDLVVYNDDVNTFDHVIKTLIDVCGHEPMQAEQCTLLIHYKGQCTVKVGSYEELEPMCTAIHDRGISADVV, from the coding sequence ATGAACACCAAACCGCTGATTGCCCCGGACGAAGAGGTTTTGGTGCTGGAAGAAAGCACCGACCTGCGCGACCTTGTGGTATACAACGACGACGTAAATACCTTCGACCACGTCATCAAGACGCTAATCGACGTGTGCGGCCACGAGCCTATGCAGGCCGAGCAATGCACGCTTCTGATCCATTACAAAGGCCAGTGCACCGTGAAGGTAGGCTCGTACGAAGAGCTGGAACCCATGTGCACGGCCATTCACGACCGCGGCATTTCGGCCGACGTAGTATAA